Proteins from one Setaria italica strain Yugu1 chromosome V, Setaria_italica_v2.0, whole genome shotgun sequence genomic window:
- the LOC101760024 gene encoding glutaredoxin-C1, with amino-acid sequence MDRVTKLASQRAVVIFSMSSCCMCHTVTRLFRELGVNPTVVELDEDPRGKEMEKALARLLGRSPAVPAVFIGGRLAGSTDKVMSLHLSGNLVPLLRNAGALWV; translated from the coding sequence ATGGACCGGGTGACGAAGCTGGCTTCTCAGCGTGCGGTGGTGATCTTCAGCATGAGCTCCTGCTGCATGTGCCACACGGTGACACGCCTGTTCCGCGAGCTCGGGGTGAACCCGACGGTGGTGGAGCTGGACGAGGACCCGCGGGggaaggagatggagaaggcgTTGGCGAGGCTGCTGGGCCGCAGCCCCGCTGTGCCGGCGGTGTTCATCGGCGGCAGGCTCGCTGGCTCCACCGACAAGGTCATGTCGCTCCACCTTAGCGGCAACCTCGTCCCGCTGCTGCGGAATGCCGGCGCGCTCTGGGTGTAG